A region of the Spirochaetaceae bacterium genome:
GACCGGCCTGTGGGCCACCGGCGCAGACGAGGAGCCGGCAGCCGCCGCCACTGCCGACAGAGAGACGGTGTTCGACCCCGCCACCGGCCAGACGTGGACCGCGCCAGAGTATGGCGGGACACTCACCTGGGCCACCAGGAACTTTCCTGAGAGTACTGACGTGTGGTCGGCTGGTGGCTGGGCGCCTCACTTCATCAGTAGCGTTATAGAGAGGATGACCATTGCCGACTGGGCACTACCCAGGGAAATGCACGGTACCATGAACTGGGACTATACGGGCCCGGAGATGTACAGAGGCGGTCTGGCCGAAAGCTGGTCAATGGCCGACGACACGACGTTCATCTGGAACATCCGGCAGGGCGTTAACTGGCATGATAAGCCGCCGGTGAACGGTCGGGAGTTCGATGCTCATGACGTCGTATGGAACTTTCACCGCTATTTTGGTCTGGGTGAATTCGCCGAAGCCGGACCGAGCCCCCAGCGTTCCATAGTTTATAATCTGGAGTTCCTCTCTGTAACGGCCACCGACAAATGGACCGTTGAGCTCAAGCTGACGAGGCCTCAGGTGAATGTGGTGCAGTCGCTGTTGCACAGCATGGTTTGGATATACCCCCCCGAGGTATTCGAGGAAGAAGGTGGCTTTGAGGACTGGAGGAACCTGGTCGGCACCGGGCCCTATCGACTGACCGACCACGTCGAGGGCAGCTCGGCAACCTGGGAGAAGAATCCCAACTACTGGGGTGTTGACGAAAAATTCGGGAACCGCGTGCCCTATATCGACGAGTTACGGGCCCTGAAGATGCCGGACGAGTCAACACGTCTGGCAGCATTGCGCACGGGCAGGATTGATATGCTGAGTAACACCGGTGACGCTCACATAACGAATCTCGACAATCTAGAGAGCCTCCAGAAGAGCAATCCTGAACTCGAGGTGTGGCCCGCATATAGCTTCATACCGGGCACCTTGGTATTTAATCAATCTCGTCCGCTCACTGCCGACATCAATGTGCGCAAGGCACTGCAGATGTCAGTGGACCGCGAAGCAATTTCCGCTACCTTCTTTAAGGGTTGGGCAGATCCATCACCTTATGGGATATTCCATCAAACTGCCAAAGGGTATGCTTGGCCTTATGAAGAGTGGCCCGACGAGGTCAAGCGTGAGTATGAGTATCGACCGGATGAAGCAGAAGCGTTGCTCGATGCGGCCGGATATCCTCGCGGCGACGACGGCTATAGATTCAAGATCACGGTGAGCAATCTCGTGAGATACGATCCGACCTATGTAGAAATCGTCATGGGTTACTTCGACGCCATTGGCGTTGATAGCGAGCTTAATATTCATAGCGAAGCTGAGGGTGGAGCTGCCTTTCGCGCGGACACGGTGGAGTGGGAGATATGGGGCGCTGGATATGGATCCTACCGCGGAAGACTACAAGAGGTAGGTCAGGCGATCCAGAACATTGATAACAGTAGCACCACAAAAGCGGACGATCCGCGTATCGAAGCCCTGTATTATGCCGCCGTTGAAACCACGGACACGGAGGAGCATATTGGCTATCAGCGACAGGCCGATGAAATCTCTGTAAGGGAGCACTATGGCCTGGTTAAACCACGCTCCGCCCTTTTTTCCGTGAGCCAGCCGTGGGTGGAGGGTTTTGTCGGTGAAATGGGTCTTGGCTTCACTGACCGTCATGCCCACTTTTCTCGCGTCTGGATCGATAGTGCGCTGAAGAGAGAAATGACGGGAAATTAGCAGGCATACTCCTGTGGAGCTGGGTGGCGGTCGCTTGTGAGCGCGCTTCCCAGCTCCCATACCTACGGCACTAACAACACATGAGAACCTATCTCATCAGGCGGTTATTGCTCATAATCCCCACCCTGTTCATATTGACCATCATAGTCTTTGTTACGGTCCGCCTTATCCCCGGCGATGTAATAGACACAATGGTGGCTGAGATGGGCCCTGGATTCCAGTCTGCGGGCGACGTAGACCGCGAAGCTCTGGAGCGTATGCTTGGATTGG
Encoded here:
- a CDS encoding ABC transporter substrate-binding protein yields the protein MKYIVSIRITFAVALVMMLTATGLWATGADEEPAAAATADRETVFDPATGQTWTAPEYGGTLTWATRNFPESTDVWSAGGWAPHFISSVIERMTIADWALPREMHGTMNWDYTGPEMYRGGLAESWSMADDTTFIWNIRQGVNWHDKPPVNGREFDAHDVVWNFHRYFGLGEFAEAGPSPQRSIVYNLEFLSVTATDKWTVELKLTRPQVNVVQSLLHSMVWIYPPEVFEEEGGFEDWRNLVGTGPYRLTDHVEGSSATWEKNPNYWGVDEKFGNRVPYIDELRALKMPDESTRLAALRTGRIDMLSNTGDAHITNLDNLESLQKSNPELEVWPAYSFIPGTLVFNQSRPLTADINVRKALQMSVDREAISATFFKGWADPSPYGIFHQTAKGYAWPYEEWPDEVKREYEYRPDEAEALLDAAGYPRGDDGYRFKITVSNLVRYDPTYVEIVMGYFDAIGVDSELNIHSEAEGGAAFRADTVEWEIWGAGYGSYRGRLQEVGQAIQNIDNSSTTKADDPRIEALYYAAVETTDTEEHIGYQRQADEISVREHYGLVKPRSALFSVSQPWVEGFVGEMGLGFTDRHAHFSRVWIDSALKREMTGN